Proteins encoded within one genomic window of Eurosta solidaginis isolate ZX-2024a chromosome 1, ASM4086904v1, whole genome shotgun sequence:
- the CSN5 gene encoding COP9 signalosome complex subunit 5 translates to MDAEASRKTWELENNVKTLPACDEIFRYDAEQQRQILDAKPWEKDPHYFKDIKISALSLLKMVMHARSGGTLEIMGLLLGKVEDNTMIVMDAFALPVEGTETRVNAQSQAYEYMSAYIEAAKEVGRLENAIGWYHSHPGYGCWLSGIDVSTQMLNQNYQEPFVAIVVDPVRTVSAGKVCLGAFRTYPKGYKPPNEEPSEYQTIPLNKIDDFGVHCKQYYPLEVTYFKSALDRKLLDSLWNKYWVNTLGSSGLLTNTDYTTGQIFDLSEKLEQSESSLVRGPFVVSGAEGSEKRTEDKLSKATRDCSRASIELIHGLMAQIAKDKLFNKVGLGE, encoded by the exons atggATGCCGAAGCCTCCCGTAAAACTTGGGAATtggaaaataatgtaaaaacttTACCGGCATGTGATGAAATATTTCGCTACGACGCCGAACAACAACGTCAAATTCTCGATGCTAAACCATGGGAGAAGGATCCACATTATTTTAAAGATATAAAAATATCTGCATTATCCTTGTTAAAGATGGTAATGCATGCACGTTCAGGTGGTACACTTGAGATTATGGGTTTGTTACTTGGCAAAGTTGAAGACAATACAATGATTGTCATGGATGCTTTTGCATTGCCCGTTGAAGGTACTGAGACGCGTGTTAATGCACAATCTCAAGCCTATGAATATATGTCTGCGTACATTGAGGCAGCCAAAGAAGTTGGACGTTTGGAAAATGCCATTGGTTGGTATCACAGTCATCCAGGTTATGGTTGTTGGTTGTCTGGCATCGATGTGTCAACGCAAATGTTAAATCAAAATTATCAAGAACCTTTTGTTGCCATTGTTGTGGATCCGGTACGTACAGTGTCAGCTGGAAAGGTTTGTTTAGGTGCATTTCGTACATACCCTAAAGGTTATAAGCCACCAAACGAGGAACCTTCTGAGTATCAAACTATACCATTAAATAAAATCGATGATTTTGGTGTACATTGTAAACAATATTATCCACTTGAGGTAACTTATTTCAAATCAGCATTGGATCGTAAATTATTGGACTCACTATGGAATAAATATTGGGTCAATACATTGGGCAGTTCAGGCTTACTCACAAATACCGATTATACAACCGGACAAATATTTGATTTATCTGAGAAACTTGAACAGAGCGAATCAAGTTTGGTTCGTGGACCATTTGTTGTTTCAG GAGCTGAAGGCAGCGAAAAACGCACAGAGGATAAACTATCCAAAGCGACACGTGATTGCAGTCGTGCATCTATTGAGTTAATTCATGGACTGATGGCGCAAATTGCGAAGGACAAGCTATTCAATAAAGTTGGTTTGGGTGAATAA